A region from the Cryptosporangium arvum DSM 44712 genome encodes:
- a CDS encoding DUF3099 domain-containing protein, with translation MQRRSRVEVITGAERSPADQLRDRQWRYFGLMMLRVVCLILAAVLVSLEVPYALAWVGVLTVGMVLFPWIAVMVANDRPPREENRFSTRLRRVPAAARALVSTSSEPEPEPERREEPPARPELTQRELPPGARVIDQE, from the coding sequence GTGCAAAGGCGTTCTCGGGTCGAAGTGATCACCGGGGCCGAGCGGAGCCCCGCCGATCAGCTCCGCGATCGTCAGTGGCGGTACTTCGGCCTGATGATGCTGCGGGTCGTGTGCTTGATCCTCGCCGCGGTCCTGGTCAGCCTCGAGGTGCCGTACGCACTGGCCTGGGTGGGTGTGCTGACGGTGGGGATGGTGCTGTTCCCGTGGATCGCGGTGATGGTCGCGAACGACCGCCCGCCGCGTGAGGAGAACCGGTTCTCCACCCGGCTGCGCCGCGTTCCGGCCGCGGCGCGGGCGCTGGTGAGCACGTCGTCCGAGCCCGAGCCGGAGCCCGAACGCCGGGAAGAGCCCCCCGCGCGTCCCGAGCTCACCCAGCGCGAGTTACCGCCGGGAGCACGCGTCATCGACCAGGAGTAG
- a CDS encoding HhH-GPD-type base excision DNA repair protein: MVTLRLSQDVDADAFLADDPLALLVGMVLDQQFPMERAFSSPYELVRRMGVTRLDPAAIAAFDPEEFAALFATPPALHRYPQAMAGRVQAVAAHVLDAYDGDTARLWLDATSGQDLLRRVKALPGFGDQKARIFVALLGKQLGVRPEGWREAAGAYGEDGSTRSVADVTGPETLQAVREFKKAAKAKAKEAAR, from the coding sequence ATGGTGACGCTGCGTCTGAGTCAGGACGTCGATGCCGACGCGTTCCTGGCCGACGACCCGTTGGCGCTGCTCGTCGGCATGGTGCTCGACCAGCAGTTCCCGATGGAGCGCGCGTTCTCCTCGCCCTACGAGCTCGTGCGCCGGATGGGCGTCACCCGGCTCGACCCGGCCGCGATCGCCGCGTTCGACCCCGAGGAATTCGCGGCGCTGTTCGCGACCCCGCCGGCGCTGCACCGGTATCCGCAGGCGATGGCCGGCCGCGTCCAGGCGGTCGCCGCCCACGTGCTCGACGCGTACGACGGCGACACCGCGCGCCTCTGGCTCGACGCGACGAGCGGCCAGGACCTCCTCCGGCGGGTGAAGGCGCTGCCCGGCTTCGGCGACCAGAAGGCGCGTATCTTCGTCGCGCTGCTCGGCAAGCAGCTCGGCGTCCGGCCGGAGGGCTGGCGCGAGGCCGCCGGTGCCTACGGCGAGGACGGTTCGACGCGCTCGGTCGCCGACGTGACCGGTCCGGAGACCCTCCAGGCCGTCCGCGAGTTCAAGAAGGCCGCCAAGGCGAAGGCGAAGGAGGCCGCACGGTGA
- a CDS encoding DUF7059 domain-containing protein produces the protein MTNPLLTADQIPELRAALRDANFTPTGVADRLGETASGALGRGEFLAVRHSLRERGGDDPLGTLIALFPTGGTVSEKAADLAFGTFGLAGAISTGLVEKVDDGVRAALDLSPYGDDDGDWWVLSDLGSDVRPGPVRADHVLGIGGASVTLAQSTVRPRVSSALDLGTGCGVQALHLSRHVEAVTVTDLSERALRFAATNALLNGFSWESLAGDMASPVAGRTFDLVVSNPPFVVGPARRDRMVYRDSGRAGDGICSELVSALPGLLNPGGYGQLLANWLHVEGEPWEERVGGWLEATRLDAHAVQREALDPAGYVALWLRDAGELNTARRTDEWLEWFTENRIDAVGFGLISVHASGSASPVVRVEEAMQEHDTVIGPEVAAWFDRVSFVRGADLLGTRFVAAPSLRLRQTASPGSDGWEVDKQILALESGWRWAQEVDPVTVALVGGCDGSVTLADQLSVLAVAYDAEPVALATVAIPLVGRLVERGMLLPA, from the coding sequence GTGACGAATCCGTTGCTGACCGCCGACCAGATTCCGGAACTGCGCGCCGCTCTGCGGGACGCGAATTTCACGCCGACCGGTGTCGCCGACCGGCTCGGGGAGACCGCGAGCGGCGCGCTCGGCCGCGGTGAGTTCCTCGCGGTGCGGCACTCGTTGCGTGAGCGCGGCGGCGACGATCCGCTCGGCACGCTGATCGCGCTCTTCCCGACCGGCGGGACCGTGTCCGAGAAGGCCGCCGATCTCGCGTTCGGGACGTTCGGGCTGGCGGGAGCCATCTCCACCGGGTTGGTCGAAAAAGTAGACGACGGCGTCCGCGCGGCGCTCGACCTCTCGCCCTACGGCGACGACGACGGCGACTGGTGGGTGCTCTCGGACCTCGGATCGGACGTCCGCCCCGGCCCGGTCCGCGCCGACCACGTCCTCGGGATCGGCGGCGCGTCGGTGACGCTGGCGCAGTCGACGGTGCGCCCGCGGGTGTCCTCCGCGCTCGATCTGGGCACCGGGTGCGGAGTCCAGGCATTGCACTTGTCCCGGCACGTCGAGGCCGTCACTGTGACGGATCTCTCCGAGCGCGCGCTGCGCTTCGCGGCGACGAATGCCCTGCTTAATGGGTTCAGCTGGGAGTCGCTGGCCGGCGACATGGCCTCGCCGGTGGCGGGGCGGACGTTCGACCTCGTGGTGAGCAACCCGCCGTTCGTCGTCGGGCCGGCCCGGCGCGACCGCATGGTCTACCGCGACTCCGGACGCGCGGGCGACGGGATCTGCTCGGAGCTCGTCTCGGCCCTGCCCGGGCTGCTGAACCCGGGTGGGTACGGCCAGTTGCTGGCGAACTGGCTGCACGTCGAGGGCGAGCCCTGGGAGGAGCGGGTCGGCGGGTGGCTGGAGGCCACTAGGCTCGACGCCCACGCCGTCCAGCGCGAGGCGCTCGACCCGGCCGGGTACGTGGCGCTGTGGCTGCGCGACGCCGGGGAACTGAACACGGCGCGGCGCACCGACGAATGGCTCGAGTGGTTCACCGAGAACCGGATCGACGCGGTGGGCTTCGGGCTGATCAGCGTGCACGCCTCGGGGTCCGCCTCGCCGGTCGTCCGGGTCGAGGAGGCGATGCAGGAGCACGACACGGTGATCGGCCCGGAGGTGGCCGCCTGGTTCGACCGGGTCTCCTTCGTGCGCGGCGCCGACCTGCTGGGGACACGGTTCGTGGCCGCTCCGTCGCTGCGGCTGCGTCAGACCGCGTCGCCGGGCTCCGACGGCTGGGAGGTGGACAAGCAGATCCTGGCGCTGGAATCCGGGTGGCGCTGGGCCCAGGAGGTCGACCCGGTGACCGTGGCGCTCGTCGGCGGGTGCGACGGGTCGGTGACGCTCGCCGACCAGCTCTCGGTGCTCGCCGTCGCGTACGACGCGGAGCCGGTGGCGCTGGCGACGGTGGCGATCCCGCTGGTGGGACGGCTGGTCGAGCGCGGAATGCTGCTGCCGGCATGA
- the dtd gene encoding D-aminoacyl-tRNA deacylase — MRAVVQTVAEASVTVDDAVVGAIGPGLLVLVGVSRDDSAAEASALARKIYELRVLDGEKSASDVGAPLLVVSQFTLYGDTRKGRRPSWSAAAPAEQAEPLVDAVVTALRERGATVETGRFRTHMLVASVNVGPQTILLET; from the coding sequence ATGAGGGCGGTGGTCCAGACCGTTGCGGAAGCCTCGGTGACCGTGGACGACGCCGTGGTCGGGGCCATCGGACCCGGGCTGCTGGTGCTGGTCGGGGTGTCCCGGGACGATTCCGCCGCCGAGGCGTCCGCGTTGGCTCGCAAGATCTACGAGCTGCGGGTGCTCGACGGTGAGAAGTCGGCCTCCGACGTCGGCGCACCCCTGCTCGTCGTGAGCCAGTTCACGCTCTACGGCGACACCCGCAAAGGGCGGCGTCCGTCGTGGAGCGCGGCGGCACCGGCCGAGCAGGCCGAGCCGCTCGTGGACGCGGTCGTCACGGCGCTGCGCGAGCGTGGCGCCACGGTAGAAACAGGTCGATTTCGGACACACATGCTCGTTGCGTCGGTCAACGTCGGTCCACAGACCATTCTTCTCGAGACTTAA
- a CDS encoding BlaI/MecI/CopY family transcriptional regulator yields the protein MARLGELERAVMEVLWSADAPRTAREVADSLANRELAKTTVLTVLSRLESKGRVERCRDRWAHTYTPTATREDYIAELMDEALGDAADRTAALVRFAGRVSPEEAEALSGALDQALRRAGKASA from the coding sequence ATGGCCCGGTTGGGCGAGCTCGAGCGTGCGGTGATGGAGGTCCTCTGGTCCGCCGACGCTCCCAGAACGGCCCGCGAGGTGGCCGATTCGCTGGCCAATCGTGAGCTGGCGAAGACCACGGTGCTCACCGTGCTGTCCCGGCTCGAGTCCAAAGGCAGAGTCGAGCGCTGCCGCGACCGGTGGGCCCACACCTATACGCCCACCGCGACCCGCGAGGACTACATCGCCGAGTTGATGGACGAGGCGCTCGGCGACGCCGCTGACCGCACCGCCGCGCTGGTCCGGTTCGCCGGTCGGGTGAGCCCGGAGGAGGCCGAAGCCCTCTCCGGGGCCCTCGATCAGGCTCTGCGCCGGGCAGGCAAGGCCTCGGCTTAG
- a CDS encoding M56 family metallopeptidase, with protein sequence MLPTIAGLGIVAVLLIGPVPAVLSRAEWVQREPRAVLVLWQALGLAGGLAAVGAVLAAALAPLGGSLPAAIAAYWRGGDLDGFHLFLLGAAVGLLGWLLTMTAVSSWKATRVRSRQRELVDLVSTPWPNRVSPARATGAGARLIEHPAAAAYCLPGPSSRVVITTGALSLLDADELDAVLAHEHAHLAERHDLLLLPFAAWSDAMFGLAGTQRVRTAVAQLVEMLADDRACLGRDRAVLAAALARVGVAGAGGAPSGALGSTDLAVLPRVRRLLEPPAPSLLLRSVSYAAALVTITVPFWALLVPLAVH encoded by the coding sequence GTGCTCCCCACGATTGCGGGTCTCGGCATCGTCGCCGTCCTGTTGATCGGTCCGGTTCCCGCTGTTCTCTCCCGCGCGGAGTGGGTGCAGCGGGAACCGCGCGCCGTGCTGGTGCTGTGGCAGGCGCTCGGCCTGGCCGGTGGTCTGGCCGCCGTCGGCGCCGTGCTGGCGGCCGCGCTCGCGCCGCTCGGCGGCTCGCTCCCGGCCGCGATCGCCGCCTACTGGCGCGGCGGCGACCTCGACGGATTCCACCTCTTCCTGCTCGGCGCCGCCGTCGGTCTGCTGGGTTGGCTGCTGACGATGACCGCGGTGTCGTCGTGGAAGGCCACCCGGGTCCGGTCGCGCCAGCGCGAGCTGGTCGACCTGGTGAGCACGCCGTGGCCCAACCGGGTGAGCCCGGCCCGGGCGACCGGGGCCGGCGCGCGGCTGATCGAGCACCCGGCGGCGGCGGCGTACTGCCTGCCGGGGCCGAGCTCGCGGGTCGTCATCACCACCGGCGCGCTCTCCCTGTTGGACGCCGACGAGCTGGACGCCGTCCTCGCGCACGAGCACGCCCACCTGGCCGAGCGGCACGACCTGCTGCTGCTCCCGTTCGCGGCCTGGTCGGACGCGATGTTCGGGCTCGCGGGCACGCAGCGGGTGCGCACCGCGGTCGCGCAGCTCGTCGAGATGCTCGCCGACGACCGGGCCTGCCTCGGGCGCGACCGGGCCGTGCTGGCCGCGGCGCTGGCCCGCGTCGGGGTGGCGGGTGCGGGTGGGGCGCCGTCCGGAGCGCTCGGCTCCACCGACCTCGCCGTGCTGCCCCGGGTGCGCCGGCTGCTGGAACCGCCGGCGCCCTCGCTGCTGCTGCGCTCGGTGTCCTACGCGGCCGCGCTGGTGACGATCACGGTGCCGTTCTGGGCCCTGCTGGTGCCCCTAGCAGTCCACTGA
- a CDS encoding GNAT family N-acetyltransferase yields the protein MTLWPLSGLRVRAGSIELRPPTDDDLPALAALVPVEAGHDPTLPISGVSTPQEIAGQAVLRQVWRSRAELAPTQWRICLAAYVDGMLVGQQDLKADDFPRRRIVETSSWLGEEHRRQGHGKAMRALALHLAFEGLGAVSVESESAEGNDAALGVTRSLGYSPCGDTYELHDGIVTHMLWSRLTRERWALHKQGYGLAPVEVEGVDGCRRLLGLPLTDPEPANNGKRTIVRQGAPAPA from the coding sequence GTGACGCTCTGGCCACTGTCCGGACTACGGGTACGCGCCGGTTCCATCGAACTGCGCCCGCCGACCGACGACGACCTGCCCGCGCTGGCCGCCCTGGTGCCGGTCGAGGCCGGTCACGACCCGACGCTGCCGATCAGCGGCGTGAGCACGCCCCAGGAGATCGCGGGCCAGGCCGTGCTGCGACAGGTCTGGCGCTCGCGGGCGGAGCTCGCGCCCACCCAGTGGCGCATCTGTCTCGCCGCCTACGTCGACGGCATGCTGGTCGGCCAGCAGGATCTCAAGGCCGACGACTTCCCGCGCCGCCGCATCGTCGAGACGTCTTCCTGGCTGGGTGAGGAGCACCGGCGGCAGGGCCACGGCAAGGCGATGCGTGCGCTCGCGCTGCACCTCGCGTTCGAAGGGCTGGGCGCGGTCTCGGTGGAGAGCGAGTCGGCCGAGGGCAACGACGCCGCGCTGGGCGTCACCCGCTCGCTCGGCTACAGCCCGTGCGGCGACACCTACGAGCTGCACGACGGCATCGTCACCCACATGCTCTGGTCGCGGCTGACCCGGGAGCGCTGGGCGCTGCACAAGCAGGGCTACGGCCTGGCGCCGGTCGAGGTCGAGGGCGTCGACGGGTGCCGGCGGCTGCTCGGTCTCCCGCTGACCGACCCGGAGCCCGCCAACAACGGTAAGCGCACGATCGTCCGGCAAGGAGCACCGGCGCCCGCCTGA
- a CDS encoding PfkB family carbohydrate kinase, giving the protein MTDPRRVAVVGDLATDIVIATDGPPAVGSDRPARIRYSGGGAAANTAVWLARVGVPVTLVARVGDDAPGRERVAELVEAGVEPAVAIDAELPTASIAVLVDGDGERTMFPDRAAADRLEAADVTAVVGRGDVRHLHLSGYALLDSGSRKAGLAALDTAKQRGLTISVDAASAAPLEAVGPGRFLDWISGVTLVLANTAEAAVLTGFSDPSVSAARLADAAEIAVVKDGAGGAWWRGTSGAAWVAAEPARRVVDTTGAGDAFAAGLLAAWLSGAGPAGALAAGARAGTLAVGLPGARP; this is encoded by the coding sequence ATCACCGACCCCCGCCGCGTCGCCGTCGTCGGTGACCTCGCCACCGACATCGTGATCGCCACGGACGGGCCGCCCGCGGTGGGCTCGGACCGGCCGGCCCGGATCCGCTACAGCGGCGGCGGGGCCGCGGCGAACACCGCCGTGTGGCTCGCGCGCGTCGGGGTGCCGGTGACGCTCGTCGCCCGGGTCGGCGACGACGCGCCCGGGCGGGAACGGGTAGCCGAGTTGGTCGAGGCCGGGGTCGAACCGGCCGTCGCCATCGACGCCGAACTGCCGACCGCGTCGATCGCGGTCCTGGTCGACGGGGACGGCGAGCGGACGATGTTCCCCGACCGCGCCGCCGCCGACCGGCTGGAGGCGGCCGACGTCACCGCGGTCGTGGGCCGCGGCGACGTCCGGCACCTGCACCTGTCGGGCTACGCGCTGCTCGACTCCGGGTCACGCAAGGCCGGTCTGGCCGCGCTGGACACCGCGAAACAGCGCGGGCTGACGATCTCGGTGGACGCCGCGTCGGCGGCACCGCTCGAGGCGGTGGGGCCGGGCCGGTTCCTGGACTGGATCTCCGGGGTGACGCTCGTGCTGGCCAACACGGCCGAGGCCGCGGTGCTCACCGGGTTCTCCGACCCGTCGGTGTCGGCCGCGCGGCTGGCCGACGCGGCCGAGATCGCGGTGGTGAAGGACGGCGCCGGCGGGGCCTGGTGGCGCGGTACGAGCGGCGCGGCCTGGGTGGCCGCCGAACCGGCCCGCCGCGTGGTGGACACGACGGGTGCCGGCGACGCGTTCGCGGCCGGGCTCCTCGCCGCCTGGCTCAGCGGCGCCGGCCCCGCCGGTGCGCTGGCCGCGGGCGCGCGGGCCGGGACGCTCGCGGTCGGCCTCCCCGGCGCACGGCCCTAG
- a CDS encoding RNA polymerase sigma factor, with protein sequence MDDVALVAAVQRGDEEALADLFEECHAWTYSTCLNALRDTDAAEEATARVFETAIRTRLAGAYALRPAMIRLIHEQCTEVEQERQAGRSRRKASPPPAAPDPTNLRLVAWRAAGDLRPDDRILFALAAGMALSNESIAMAVSPDKPAAVVKRLDVIREHVVADVLAARSLDDCEALRDTLRYSAKEPDAAARKKVHAHLAGRRGTPPCPKCVTAYGRWPLGALAALLPLTAVPAGMSDRLLDRMELALRAGPSAGKGRTRVVIDGTMASPGAPSRPAPPSPPPARPSAPASPGRRTSVGTESRLGGAAARAGDVRSGDVRGDDVRGDDVRGDDVRGDDVRGDDVRSGGAAARSGDAPDARGGRVGPVSTTAVLAATVLVLGVAGVVALATHRSPVTPAESLVADPIPLPRSAGGTLVPRPVPSIEVRKTTRPPTAAPTRTKTPKTSPAASIRPVAGSAAPTRPPNPFDGFGALTILAPGSVAFSDPDARTADVTLSVAVPDGFDTGLLDSTLSWSGSYVLKQETQDVDLGSGQDLAATLTGAARCTTVWTVTATLTPPNGAAQYATTEISVDC encoded by the coding sequence ATGGACGACGTGGCCCTTGTTGCAGCGGTGCAGCGTGGTGATGAAGAAGCGCTGGCCGACCTGTTCGAGGAGTGTCATGCCTGGACCTACTCCACCTGCCTGAACGCGCTCCGCGACACCGACGCCGCCGAAGAGGCGACGGCCCGGGTGTTCGAGACCGCGATCCGGACCCGGCTGGCCGGTGCGTACGCGTTGCGTCCGGCGATGATCCGGTTGATCCACGAGCAGTGCACCGAGGTCGAGCAGGAACGCCAGGCCGGCCGGAGCCGCCGCAAGGCCTCGCCGCCGCCGGCCGCGCCCGACCCGACGAACCTGCGGCTGGTCGCGTGGCGCGCGGCCGGTGACCTCCGGCCGGACGACCGGATCCTGTTCGCGCTCGCGGCCGGGATGGCGCTGAGCAACGAGTCGATCGCGATGGCCGTGTCGCCCGACAAGCCGGCCGCCGTCGTCAAGCGGCTGGACGTCATCCGGGAGCACGTGGTCGCCGACGTCCTCGCCGCGCGGTCGCTCGACGACTGCGAGGCCCTGCGGGACACGCTGCGCTACTCGGCGAAGGAGCCGGACGCCGCCGCGCGCAAGAAGGTGCACGCCCACCTCGCGGGCCGGCGGGGCACGCCCCCATGCCCGAAGTGCGTCACGGCGTACGGGCGCTGGCCGCTGGGCGCGCTGGCGGCACTGCTGCCGCTGACCGCGGTGCCGGCGGGGATGAGCGACCGGCTGCTCGACCGGATGGAGCTCGCGCTGCGCGCCGGGCCGTCCGCGGGGAAGGGCCGCACGCGTGTGGTGATCGACGGGACGATGGCGTCGCCGGGAGCTCCGTCCCGCCCGGCGCCCCCGTCGCCGCCACCCGCGCGCCCGTCGGCACCGGCGTCTCCCGGGCGTCGGACGTCGGTCGGCACCGAGTCGCGGTTAGGCGGAGCCGCGGCGCGCGCGGGTGATGTCCGCTCGGGTGACGTGCGCGGGGACGACGTGCGCGGGGACGACGTGCGCGGGGATGACGTGCGCGGGGATGACGTGCGCGGGGACGACGTGCGCTCGGGTGGGGCCGCGGCGCGCTCGGGTGACGCGCCGGACGCTCGGGGTGGCCGGGTGGGCCCGGTCAGCACGACCGCGGTGCTCGCGGCCACGGTGCTGGTGCTCGGTGTCGCGGGCGTGGTCGCGCTGGCCACCCACCGCTCTCCCGTCACCCCGGCCGAGAGCCTGGTCGCCGACCCGATCCCGCTTCCGCGCTCAGCCGGCGGAACCCTGGTGCCGCGCCCGGTGCCCTCGATCGAGGTCCGCAAGACCACCCGGCCCCCGACCGCGGCGCCCACCCGGACGAAGACTCCGAAGACCTCCCCCGCTGCCTCGATCCGCCCGGTCGCGGGCTCGGCCGCCCCCACCAGGCCCCCGAACCCGTTCGACGGCTTCGGCGCGCTGACGATCCTCGCCCCGGGTTCGGTGGCGTTCTCCGACCCCGACGCGCGGACCGCGGACGTGACCCTGTCCGTGGCGGTACCGGACGGCTTCGACACCGGCCTCCTTGACTCCACGCTCAGCTGGTCGGGCTCCTACGTCCTCAAGCAGGAGACGCAGGACGTCGACCTGGGCAGTGGTCAGGACCTGGCCGCGACCCTCACCGGCGCGGCGCGGTGCACCACGGTCTGGACGGTCACCGCGACCCTCACCCCGCCCAACGGCGCGGCCCAGTACGCCACGACCGAGATCTCAGTGGACTGCTAG